The DNA segment GATAGCGCGGCGGGCGACCGACCGCGGTCGGTCGCCCGCCGCGCGGGAGGTCGACGGTTGTACGGCGGGTCGACTGACCGAACCGCGGAGTCGAGTCGCCGAACCGCTCGCGACTCTCGGCGGGTCGGAGAACCCTTGAGGCCGGCCCTCGAAACGCCGGGCGAGACACCATGACGGTACCCGAACCCGGCGGCGTCCGGCGCGTCGAGCGAACCTTTACGCCCGAAGACGTGCGGCAGTTCGCCGACGTCTCCGGCGACGAACAACCACGACACCTCGAACCCGACGACCGGGGGCGACTGATGGTCCACGGACTGCTGACCGCGACGCTCCCGACGAAGATCGGCGGCGACCTCGAAGTGCTCGCGCGCACGATGGAGTTCGAGTTCCGCCGCCCCGTCTACACCGGTGAAACCGTCGTCTGCGAGATGGAAGTCGAGGAAGTCGAGGAGCGCGGGGACCGCTACGAACTGGTCACGTCGGTGGTCTGCGAGAACGGCGACGGCGAGAAAGTGCTGACCGGCGAGGTCGACGGATTGGTCTGGAAGGAGTGACGGGCCGGAAAAGCGACTCGCCCGGAGAAGGCAATTCAGTGGGCGCGCGAACCGTCGTGGAGTTCGGCCTCGGGGTCGGCGGCCTCGTAGTTGTCGCGGGCACCCTGGGCCGCCTCGCGAATGTCGCGCTCGACCTCCTCGCGACCCTTCTTGAACTCGCCCATCGCCTCGCCGCTCGCGCGGGCGAGTTTCGGGAGTTTGTCGGCGCCGAACAGTAGGACGGCGATGAGGAGGATGACCAGCATCTCCATCCCGCCGGGGACCGGACCGAACAGCGGTGTCGGGTTCATGTCGCGGGGGTACGAAGTCCCGGAATATCAACTTCTCGCGTGCGCCGACTCTGACAGGTCGGCCGAGCGTGTTCGCCGACCAACACTTATAAAGGGACAGATTTACGTCGGGGCGGTGGGCCTTATGGCGTATGTTCCCGCCAGGCCACTACGGGATGGCCCTCGTCCTCTACTCCGTCGTCGGGTACGTCCTGCTCACGCGGGGCTACGTCCGGGACGCCCTCTCGGGCGGCGGCGTGGTGCTGGCGTACACGCTGTTTCCCGACATGGACGGCAAGTTCGAGTTCCTCGTCCACCGGGGCGTGACCCACACGCTCTGGTTCGCCATCGCGGTCGGCGCGTTCTGCGTGCTGGCCGTCTCGACCTCGCTCTACGGTCGCGAGCGCCGCGAGGCGCTTCGAGGCGCGGTGTGGGCGTTCTTCCTCGGCGCACTCGCGGTTGTCGCCCACCTGCTGGCCGACGTCGTGAACCCGTGGGGCGTCATGCCGCTGTACCCCGTCTCGCCTTCGCTCTACACGCTTGACCTGGTCCGCGCGACCAACGACGCCGCCAACTACGCGATGTTCGCGGTCGGCGTCCTCGTCGCGGGGGCGACGCTGCTGGCCGCGTGGCCGCGCCCGGAGCGTCCTCGGCCGACCCCCGCACCGCTGCACGTCAGGGCGTACCGCTGGGTTCTGGCGCGCACGACCGTCGCCGAGGGAAGTAAAACGGGTCGACAGAACGTCGAGAAGTAGGCTACTCGTCGTCCGCGTCGCCCGCGTCCTCGTCGTCTGCTTCCGACTCTCCCGCTTCCGAGCCGTCTCCGTTTCCGCGCGAATCACCGTCGTCGGTCTTCGAATCGCCGTCCGACGTCTCCGGTTCGGCGTCGTCGGACTCCGAGTCGCCATCGTCCGACGAGTCGTCGCTCGGTCCGACGTCCGCCGACTCCCTCCGCTCGATTTCGTCCTTGATGGACCGGAGTTCCGCGTCGACGTCGACCTGCGGTCGGTCCTCCTCTTCGTCCTCGTCGCCGGCGTCGTCGGGGTCGCTGAGTTCGATGGTCGCCCCGCGGTCGCGGTCACGGTCACGGTCACGGTCGCGGTCACGGTCACGCCGGCGGTCGTCCCGACTCCGATTTCTGTCCCGGTCCCGGTCGTCTGCGTCGGCCCGGCGTGAACGCTCTCGCTCCTCGTCGGCGCGTTGTCGGCTCTGCTCGACTCGCTCTCGGATGTCGCGGTTGATGCGCCGGGCGTCTTCGAGGAGGTCGCGGGCCTCCGGTTCCCGGGGGAGGTCGCCCTCTCGAATCGCGGTTTCGACCTCGCTCAGCGCGTCGTCCAGTCGGTCGAGGGTCGCGCGGCTCGCGTCGGCCGCGCGACTCTGGAGTCGGTCGCGGCCCTCCTCGACGTGGCTGTACTCGGGGTCGAGGACGCGCACGACGCGCTGGAGCGCCCGGAGCGCGCGGATGTTGGCCTCCAGAACGGCGATGGCGGTCGGAATCGCGTATTCGCCGGCGAACGACAGCACCTCACGCGGCGTCGGGGGTCGTGGCAGGCCGAGCGGCCCCTCCGGCGGTCGTGTCATCTCGGCCCGGAGTTCGCGGAGTTG comes from the Halorussus vallis genome and includes:
- a CDS encoding MaoC/PaaZ C-terminal domain-containing protein — its product is MTVPEPGGVRRVERTFTPEDVRQFADVSGDEQPRHLEPDDRGRLMVHGLLTATLPTKIGGDLEVLARTMEFEFRRPVYTGETVVCEMEVEEVEERGDRYELVTSVVCENGDGEKVLTGEVDGLVWKE
- a CDS encoding metal-dependent hydrolase; this translates as MFPPGHYGMALVLYSVVGYVLLTRGYVRDALSGGGVVLAYTLFPDMDGKFEFLVHRGVTHTLWFAIAVGAFCVLAVSTSLYGRERREALRGAVWAFFLGALAVVAHLLADVVNPWGVMPLYPVSPSLYTLDLVRATNDAANYAMFAVGVLVAGATLLAAWPRPERPRPTPAPLHVRAYRWVLARTTVAEGSKTGRQNVEK
- a CDS encoding DUF7547 family protein, whose translation is MSDPSDDRDDRRRGNDERDGPDRRSGRSDAEDLDERIADLEAQLRELRAEMTRPPEGPLGLPRPPTPREVLSFAGEYAIPTAIAVLEANIRALRALQRVVRVLDPEYSHVEEGRDRLQSRAADASRATLDRLDDALSEVETAIREGDLPREPEARDLLEDARRINRDIRERVEQSRQRADEERERSRRADADDRDRDRNRSRDDRRRDRDRDRDRDRDRDRGATIELSDPDDAGDEDEEEDRPQVDVDAELRSIKDEIERRESADVGPSDDSSDDGDSESDDAEPETSDGDSKTDDGDSRGNGDGSEAGESEADDEDAGDADDE
- a CDS encoding Sec-independent protein translocase subunit TatA/TatB — translated: MNPTPLFGPVPGGMEMLVILLIAVLLFGADKLPKLARASGEAMGEFKKGREEVERDIREAAQGARDNYEAADPEAELHDGSRAH